A region of the Lycium barbarum isolate Lr01 chromosome 1, ASM1917538v2, whole genome shotgun sequence genome:
GAGTTGTTTCTTGCAGAAAAGCATTGCAGACAAACTTCAAAATTTGGAACGTGAAAAGGGGAGTATTGAAAATGAAATTGGACATATACAGCCTGAACTTGAGCAGGTGTTTATACTTCTTATAGTTTCCTTGGTTTTCATTTTATAACAAGGCTCTCACTAAGAGTTTCTGCAGTTGAACAAAAAAATTGATGCAAGGGCGCAAGAGATCTTATCACGAGAGAAAAGGATCAATGATATTGTTGACAGAATCTACAAAAAATTTAGTGCATCTGTTGGGGTGAAGAATATTCGGGAGTATGAGGAGAATCAGCTCAAAGCTGTTCAGGAAATGGCTGAAGAAAGGCTTAACTTACATAATCAACAATCGAAGATTAAGTCACAGTATGTTTGCTCTCTGATTAATGTTGTCCTTGCTCCTTATAATCATTAGAGTAAAGTCAAAGATAAATTGCCACCGTCTTAATCACCTGACACTCAGATACCTTTTCTCATATTTCTCTGCCCTTAAAACCAAACTAGTCTCTggaactttttaaaaaaatctaaACTTGTTTTTTCGAGTACTTTACTGTCCGCATCAGTAGTTTCAGACTAATAGTATTATTAAAAGCTCGTTAAGGTTTTTAAAATTGCATTGTCAAGTTTCGGCATAGTTGCGGCACTTGCCACTTTATGAATTCAAACATGTCTCAGGCTGGAATACGAGCAGAAGCGGGACATGGATTCACGAATTGTAAAACTAGAATCAGTCCTTAGTAACTTAAAAGAGAAGTTAAAGGAGGTTGAGACCAAGGAGGTGGAGCTGAAATCATCTATGGAGAAAGCTACAGAGGAGATAGATGATTACATGGAAGAAGTATTAGGTATGCTTTCGGTTCCAAATTTTTCTGCAATAGCCCTTTCACTAGCTTTTCAGCCTTGTTGACTatataatttctatatacttttACTTAGTATTAACAAAAGATGCCTTCCCAAACTCTGTAAAAGCCACATCAGATAAAATGCATTTTTTTGATAGGGTGAAATTCTACCATAGTATGCCTCTTTTATGATAAATCAGATTACAGCAACAACTGCCAATTTCTAACTAGTCTGAAACATGGAAAAATATCATAGCATGATACTTCAAATTATtcttgtttcttattttacattttgaaacatgagaaggtgtgtgtgtgtgtgtgtgtatatatgtgtatcaAAGCTATTGTTTTGGTATCATGTTTTCTTTTTTGATGTAAATTGGAATTAGTTGAAGATGCTGAGACCCTACAGTTCATAGAAAATCTGTATAAATAGACAGGCTAAACTCTTCTTTTGCAATTTTTGTATGTAATAGCACtttcttagtgtttttttttttttcataactgATGTTTACCTTTTAAAAAAACATCTCCTGGTACTTCACAAAATGCTACATGTATTGCATAAATTGGTAAGAGGGAGTAGCAATTCCTGATGATGGTAATTAACTAGCTATACATTCACTTGTTGTTCATCTCCTCCTTTGCATGTACTTTTCTAGTAATGTCAGGCAGCTGAAGGCCCAGTATTTGTTGTTAACTTAGTCATTCCGTTTCTTATGTTCCCACTATGCAATAACCAGTATGTCCTTTTCTCCCAATATGTAGTCCATTATGGAATTTTATCACCTCCTTTTTACAGCATGGAAGTCCAAGTTAGAAGAATGCGAAAAGCAGCTGCAGGAGTGGCAGAAAAAGATTTCTGCTGAAACAACTAGCATTACCAAACATAACCGTCAAATCAAATCAAAGGTTTGTCTGCTCAGTGATAATTTCCTGGAGAAGTTCTTTCTTAAACTAGTCTTGGCTTCTGAGCAGCCACTCCGTTTTGCTAATTGAGTTCGTAAATGTTGAGAAGACCTATTAGGAAAAAAAACAGGAGTATATGAGTGGTTTCTTCTTTAAAAAAACATGAATGTATGAGTGCTTCATTCTTTGTTTTACAGGAGGCACATATTGAGCAGCTAAATTTAAGAAAGCAAGAGATATTGGAGAGATGCGAACTGGAGCAAATAGAACTGCCCACCATCTCTGATCCAATGGATACTGGAGAGTCTACACCTGGCCCTGTTTTTGATTTCAGTACATTGAGTAGAGCGTATCAGCAGAATATGAAACCAGCTGAAAGGGAGAAGCGTGAGGTGGATTTTACACAGAAAATTGCTGGCTTGATTTCAGAGATAGAAAGAACAGCTCCAAATCTGAAGGCCCTTGATCAATACAAGGATCTATTGAAAAAGGAGGAAGATGTTACTAAAGAATTTGAAGTGGCcaaaaatgaggagaaaaaagTTACTGATGAATACAATAAAGTCAAAGGGGCCAGGTATTATTAATCTCAATGCTGCAATTCACATTTATCTCAATATAATTTCACCATGATATTCCCTGGACGTCAGTATAAATCAAGTGAAGTGGTTACTCTACTTGGTGGGATGAGGTTACAGTAGCATGCTATCAGAAGGGAGAGCGTTAGCCTATGGACCTGTTTGATCTGTGTCTGCTTATTTACGGTTGTGCAGTCGTGCTTCAATTAATGCTTTACAAAAGAGGGATATGTAATTTTCTGGAAAGGGATAATTGCTTTAGATAAGTTTCCAAGAACCATGACATTGATCTTCTATTAAAACCAATCTTTAATTCCTAGCTCTACTATGGTATGAActtatccttaaatcatcctttgcAAGGAACTATGGGAAGAGACGCATGAGGCACCCAAAAAAGGAAGAGAGAAACACATGGATTGTTGAAGCATGTTTTTTGTTGCACTCTTGGTGGTCATATTCTTGATTATTttgatatgcacatgatacagTATGCTCCTGCTAGGTCCTTTCTTCCCCTTTTCCCTTCTCTGGTGTGGTCTTCCGGAtatgcattgctttgattagatGTATGGGATAGTCCCTTTTTATTCTCATCCAGTGAAAAAAAGAGTAGCAAATGTCGACTACCATATCTGTCATCCTTCTTTTTACAGTGTTGAAGTCTGCTTGCAGGTATGAATTGTTTATGAAAGCTTTCAATCATATATCTGACAAAATTGACAAGATATACAAGCAACTCACAAAGAGCAATACACATCCTCTCGGTGGGACAGCATATCTTAACTTGGATAATGAAGATGAGCCATTTTTACACGGTATTAAGTATACCGCTATGCCCCCAACAAAACGTTTTCGGGATATGGAACAGCTTTCAGGAGGAGAGAAGACAGTTGCAGCACTTGCATTGCTTTTTTCTATCCACAGGTAAATCTATGTGGCTTTTCATGATTCATAGTGCCTGCAGGAAGCAGGGAAACGAACAACTTAAATCTCAGAAATTACAGTGTTCATTTGGCACAATTTTCATCTACTTTTTCTTCTCTAGTCATGGTTGGCAATTCCTCTGAGTGGAGTATGTTTTCCCAACTACTTCCACTTTGACATGCAAATATCTGCAAGTTTGAGCACATTATATATGGTGTTGTAGTGTTCATATTTATTGAACTTGAATAGTTGATTATACTttttatcttatttccttccATTTGAACCTTCTTCAAAACATTGTTTCTCACTTCCTGTGTAATTTTCAGTTTTAGACCTTCTCCATTCTTCATTCTGGATGAAGTTGATGCTGCATTGGATAATCTGAATGTTGCCAAAGTTGCTGGATTCATCCGATCAAAGTCGTGTGGAGGTGCTAGGCTTACTCAGGATCCTGAGGAAGGATGTGGCTTCCAAAGCATTGTTATCTCTCTCAAAGACAGCTTTTATGACAAAGCTGAAGCATTGGTTGGTGTTTACAGGGATGCTGACAAAGGGTAAGATTTTCTGCAACCCCTTCCCTTCTCCTCTTCTTACATAAAATAATGAGTATAGCTGGATTTTAACGTCAAcatgcttttttttttccccttacaGTTGCTCGAGGACATTGACATTTGATTTGACCAAGTACAAGGAATCATGAAAGGACACTTGTTCTGCCGCAACTTCAGCGATATTTAGATTGTATGTAGCTGATCTTTGATTGTTGTTAATATAACAGTTTAAACGTAGGTAGATTGGTGTATAAGTGATCTTTAACAGTTCACATGTTCCCAGTAGTTTGAAGCTTCACAATACTGTTGCCACACGCTAATAGTGGCTAGTATCTGAATGTCGTTTGCTTATGATTTGATCAGATTTTGGAGTACTGCATGTTGTGACTGCTTCTTTGCTTCGAAATCTTCACTATCTACAAGGATACATTGAGATTATAGCATGTTACACGAAAGCGTGGAGTATTACACGTGGGTCACTCCTGCTTTTTTGTGAAAGACTGGATTCGCCCGTTCTGCCACAAATACTTTCAATTCCACTGATTAGAATTCGACAATGAGTTTTAGGCGGTGATTGTGAAGTATCTTTTTATCGATCCTAATTTATGTATAAATTCCGAAATTATGATTGAACCGAAGAGCCCCAAAGTCTCATGGGTATTATAGAACTAGGGAATCTATTCGCACTATGCGCGGTCATTATTATCAATATCAACATCCCAATAATGAATATAAAATATTCGCTCGTTTCTATTATGCAAAAACATTTGAACTAATTCAAAAGCTAATTCATACACTTCTATAGCCAGTGATTTTAGTTTCTCTTGAAGCAAAAAATGCGCTGATGTAGTCGCCGCCAGAGCAAAACAAAGGACTATCTAAATTGATTCGTTTATGCGAATAAGCCCCAATTATCAAAAACCATGGCGATGTCATAATAGCGTCCACGCATAAGCAAATCACCTCTAAGAATAGGAAGATGGTCAGATTAAGGTATAggacttttcttttctttgggcAAATACCATAGACGACTTTAAAGTTAGCACCGATCATCATTTTGACACCTAAAAAGTGAGGTTGTTTCCTACTAAATACTTATCAAAATGTGCCCAATAAACATAGAATATATGCCTTGAACTTGACTCCATTTCTTTTTGCTACAGGATTAAATCCAAAGCTTATAGCTTCATACCAAACAAAAAGCTAACAAAAGATTAACCACATTAACAGTCACTTGTAACAACAATCAACAAGAAGCTAAGTAATTAATTGCAGGCTTCATTAACTTCAGATAACTGTTGAGCCAAAATAGCAGCAGACTTATCAGAAACCAAAGCTTGAATGAGCATTGTCTTTACTTCCCAAGCACTGTATGGATAATTCTTTCTGGCATATGAATTCAACAATGCAGCCGTTGATTGCTTCACTAATCTTGCAAATATGTTGTCCATATCGTCGTTTCTTGCAGCAGCTTCTAGCAGTGTTAGATCGTACCTGTATCGCTCGTAGGCCCTCGATCCGAATATTTTGGATACTGTTGATGTTAGTGGTACCATCTTTGGCCATGACTCTCTCCTGCTGCTCCAATACCTATTTACCAGCAGTACAAAATTAACAGCCTTTTTAAGTCTTTTTGATCGGTTATTTTAGAAAAGCAATACTACTAACTACTACTAGTAGTTTCAGAAGCTTTATGAAAGGTTTCTAAGTTTTCTTTCACTGGCTCGAGGCATATTTTGACGTTATGACTTCTTATAGCCATGAGTTTACAGTCAAATATTCATAGATATTTAGTGGATTTGTAAAAGTTACTGGCAAATTTTAGTATATACGGAGTAACTATATATATAGTACTAAATTTGTATTACAAAATAACAGCAATACGCCTAAGATAAAAATACCATATAATGTAAGCTCATTTCAATCCGATATTATATAATGTAGGATAAAAATACCAAAAAACAAttctgaacaaaaaaaaaaaaaaaaagagagaggcaGAGAAAGAGTAGTAGAAAGTGAGGAGAAGGGTCTTACTGGGGAGTGCATCTTCCAGTGTTTCTTGTGTACACAAATCCAGGTCTAAACTGTCGTGCTGATACAGTAAAATCTCCCAAGTAGTAGTAGCAACTAAATAACACCACTAAAATAGCCAAACGATTCTTTAGCATAAGAAAACTAGCCATTTTCTTTTGAGCAAAAAATTACCTCAACTAATTAAGCTTCCATAGTAGTAGCTTTTGCGAGCAGTCTTGAAGTTTATGTGAACACTCTATAATGAAGTTTTTGGCACTACTTGTAATGTCTAGATCCTAAAAAACTTTCTTCATTTTTGGATGGGATTGGTCGTCCTCGAAAGTGGTGCAATTTTGAAGTTGCTTCTTTATTCAAACTATCGCTTTCACTATTTGTCAGTTTGCAAATCTAGCCCCTTTTCTTTTTACTTTACTTTATTTGCAATCTTGTATTATGGCTCATGTGAATGAATGTGTTTGTGTCTACCAAATGACAATCCCACCTGGCGGATAGCTTACCTTGTACGAATAGTCATCGCCTTGTTTCAAGTTAGAATCCTTTATACTTTTTCTTTTTCGGGACCGTTGTAGATTATGTGTAATCTAATACTCTctccattcaaaaaaaaaattacactttTCGCTTTCtagagttaaaagagttattCTTTGATCGTAATTTTTTATaagttttttaaatattttaaattatttattatagtaacttataatattttttacgtaatttttaaatatgttaaaaaaaaaaatctacgtGAAATCACACGGTGAAAAGACGGAGTAATATAGTGCTCTGCCCTGAGCTCTCTCATTTTGTTCTAACCTGTGTCAGTTTGAATTTTATTTGTTTATATCAATTTTCAATAATGCTACACCGTCCGATTTGATTGTGACTATCAGAGTATCAGTAATAGTAACCAGTGAAGATCGATGATGGTAATAGGTAGTGACATTTAATAGTAATTTATAATGGATAATGATGATAGAAATAATGGCAGTGGCGACTAATATTAATGATTTGCGACATATGGTGGTAGCTGGTGATGGTAATTGGTTAGCAATGGTGGTTATTGTAATGATAGTTGGTGTGATAATCGTCCATGGTGGCTAGTGGTGATTGAAGTTTAGTGCTTTCCTTGCACGCATAacgtaataataataataataaaaaattattataGGTCTTAACCATTCAAATCTGTTCAACTTCGATAAATGGTTGTAAAAGTATTAAaacatttaaaatttaaataaataattaagatTCATACCAAAGTCCCAAAACATAGATATATTTAATGACCGAAATTTAAATGATTACGATTAAAACCTTCGTGCAAATAAGTAAGGGCCCGAAAAGTGAAAATGACGGGATTATTAAAGAGTTTAAGTACGAAAAGGTGTCAATAATTGAGGAAAGGACTAAAATGAAACAGAACGGACATAGTACAACAACAATAGTAATTGTATCTCATTCCCAAACTCGTTGATATCGAGTGTCTGAATCTCACTATCTTTTTTCTTATCGGATGTCAACAAAAGAACCTTACTATATTCCATTCCGCTCATTCCATTAAAAACTGATTGTAAATATAATTGCTTAGATGATCAAAAGCAAGTAAATAACATAATGAAGACCAGAAACCAGCCAGGCCTACCGACAGACAACAGTACATGTGGAAACTTCCAACACGAGTAAGCTCCATATTTCAATTTGGTGCTATAAAAGGGATAAAGACAAGAAGCTCAAATATGAACTTTCAGAACCACAACTGTTGCGCATACGACCGACAACTCAGAGCACATGAGACATTCATACGACAATTATATTGCAATAACAGAGAAATGAGGTTGAAGCAGTATATACATTACAAGCACAACGAAGTATTAATCATCCAAGGAGTTTCTCCCAAAATGGGTTTTATTTTCCCTGTGGGTTGTGTTCGGGAATATTTTACAAACATCGCAACCAAATCACAGAAACAACGGACAGAATTCAGAATTAACCTTTCATTCTCCTGGTACAATTCACCTACATGCATGTGATGGCAAGTGCTACCTAAACAGGCGCAGAAAGGGACTTTGCTCTTCAGCAACTTGGAAAAATTCTGCCACATTCATAACTCAGTGCAAGAAGTCCTTCATTGGATCGTCATGGAGGACCTTCTTCATTCTATAGGCCTCCATTTCTTCCGGTGTAACCTACAAGGAAAATGTGGTAAGAGATCCCAAAAGAAAAGATACAGACGAGAGTGGAAAGATAAAAAAGCGAAGATTTAGATGTACCTCGTCATTGTAGTTCACATTATATTTCCTTTTCCTTTCATCCCTCTCTTGTCTTTTCTTTACATCCTCCTGCTCGGGACAAGAAATACAAATTTCAGATCATGTCAGATGTGAGCTAGAGCCATCAGTCAGGCTATCATCACTTaaacacaaccccccccccccccccccccctcttcaaaaaaaaaaaaagaaaagaagagaaactaCATTTTGTTTCAAAAGTAAAAGAGGAAACTGAATTAATTCATCACCATGACGATGCAAGAAGAGCGGCTATGAAGGCACCAAGAACAGGTTAAAGGGGATACCTTCTTAAGAGCTTCAGCCAACTTTTGCTGGTCCAGAACCAAATCGTCAGGAACTTCAGTTCCCCAAGTAGCGAGCCTCTTGGCCTCAACCGGCTCATGCGTATCTTGATGATCAAATATAgatgaaaagaaaataaatataaaatttaagatAGATGGCTACACTGTATAAAAGTATCCCTACAAAGTAACAGGCAAGGAAAAAAACCCACTTCCAAATATGTCTTCATGCCACAGTGGGATAATATGGCTTGCACATTTGAATCTTAGATAAACTATACATTCTAGGTTCAGTATTTTGAACATGAAATCCAAGGAGATTAAACAGTTGGCTGACTACATTTGTAGTAGCACTGGTAgaaaataataacaacaataataataatattgttaCAAGAGAAGGTTGAACTAATTGCTTTAATCAAAGGACAAATTCCTTCAACAATTTAGTACTTCATTTTCTATTGTTTAATGATAAAATTCTCATAATCTTCACCAAAAGAAATCCCAGAATTTATCAATAGTGTATCAATCAGAAAATACACAGATATCACTAATACATCAGACCTTCAACTCCAACTAAAAGTCTCAAACCTTTGCCATCTAAAGCAAAACATAGGCAAACCAACGATATTCAAAAATTACGGAAGTGAGACAATGCACGCCCCAGCAAACTGCACAGAACCAGAGCCTTTTTCATTCTGCTGTATTTTACTGCCTACCAGTATGACAACAAAAATGTGCTCTAAGAAGAGAGTTGATGATATCATTTAATATTACATCGAGGATGATGTAGAGTTCaccatgtgttttttttttccggaGGAAAGTAACAGGTAACTTAAGAAGTATTATGATGGTCTCCCTTAAGTTCGGGTGATATCAGAGGCGTCGCCAGGATTTGAAGGGGTTCAGGATTCT
Encoded here:
- the LOC132626723 gene encoding uncharacterized protein LOC132626723, which encodes MASFLMLKNRLAILVVLFSCYYYLGDFTVSARQFRPGFVYTRNTGRCTPQYWSSRRESWPKMVPLTSTVSKIFGSRAYERYRYDLTLLEAAARNDDMDNIFARLVKQSTAALLNSYARKNYPYSAWEVKTMLIQALVSDKSAAILAQQLSEVNEACN